The Sinomonas sp. P10A9 genome includes a window with the following:
- a CDS encoding MarR family winged helix-turn-helix transcriptional regulator: MLSTDERERVDAYRLLMADVYELASLSRRSSDSVAAAHGVTVTQWHTMSVLSGGDAAVPAIARRLGITRQAVQRTTDQLLAAGHVQALPNPEHRGSPLIRLTRSGHSTLRRLWSASEGPRSEALQSIPADRLASARSTLREILAAIGDPRPSRI; this comes from the coding sequence ATGTTGTCAACTGACGAACGCGAGCGGGTCGATGCCTACCGGCTGCTCATGGCGGACGTGTACGAGCTGGCCTCGCTCAGCCGCCGCAGCAGCGACTCCGTCGCGGCTGCCCATGGCGTCACCGTCACCCAGTGGCACACCATGAGCGTGCTCTCAGGCGGTGACGCCGCGGTGCCCGCGATCGCACGGCGGCTCGGCATCACCCGCCAGGCCGTCCAGCGCACGACGGATCAGCTCCTGGCCGCCGGCCACGTCCAAGCACTGCCGAACCCCGAGCACAGGGGATCGCCGCTGATTCGGCTGACCCGCAGCGGCCACAGCACACTTCGCAGGCTCTGGTCGGCAAGCGAAGGCCCACGGTCAGAAGCACTGCAAAGCATCCCCGCTGACCGACTTGCCTCAGCGCGCAGCACCCTGCGCGAAATCCTCGCGGCCATCGGAGACCCCCGCCCCAGCCGCATCTAA
- a CDS encoding NRAMP family divalent metal transporter: MAKTPRTHARGPAPTTPAGAYAPGPAPATGAYAVLDSAHLGDIQGAFGTIRLEDTSAPRSWRTRFKTLLAIIGPGLIVMVGDNDAGAFGTYTEAGQNYGTSLLWTLLLLVPVLYVNQEMVLRLGAVTGVGHARLILERFGRFWGAFSVIDLFILNALTIVTEFIGISIGLSYLGVPKIPGVIAAAVVVVGAASTGSFKTFERVCLTLVAGSLLLVPVFFLAGPDYGQMAHDLIAPGLPAGSNIADVTLLIIAIVGTTIAPWQLFFQQSYVIDKRITPRYMKYEKVDLWLGIAIVILGAAAIISFTASTFAGKPEFGQFTDAGGVAEGLGTYVGRLAGILFALALIDASIIGAAAVGLSTSYALGDVLGLKHSLHRKVSEAKGFYAAFAGIILVSAVIVIIPGSPLGLLTVGVQVLAGVLLPSATLFLLLLCNDRQVMGPWVNGRAMNIFTSIVIAVLVILSVVLTAATLFPGLDGDAIIAILGGGALLAVLAAAAITALRIRARMQGRTTPEPAVDRSQRLMWRMPPLALLERPQLSLTRRVGLGVLWAYLILAMALVVVRVVQLALGAP; the protein is encoded by the coding sequence ATGGCCAAGACTCCACGGACCCATGCCCGCGGTCCCGCACCCACTACCCCGGCAGGCGCCTACGCCCCCGGGCCGGCCCCGGCCACCGGCGCCTATGCAGTGCTCGACTCTGCCCACCTCGGCGACATCCAGGGTGCCTTCGGCACCATCCGCCTCGAGGACACCTCGGCCCCGCGCAGCTGGAGGACCCGGTTCAAGACCCTCCTGGCCATCATCGGCCCGGGCCTGATCGTCATGGTCGGGGACAACGACGCCGGCGCGTTCGGAACCTACACCGAGGCCGGGCAGAACTACGGCACCAGCCTGCTGTGGACGCTCCTGCTCCTGGTCCCCGTCCTGTACGTCAACCAGGAGATGGTCCTGCGTCTGGGCGCGGTGACCGGCGTGGGCCACGCTCGGCTCATCCTCGAACGCTTCGGCCGGTTCTGGGGTGCATTCAGCGTGATCGACCTGTTCATCCTCAACGCCCTCACGATCGTGACCGAGTTCATCGGCATCAGCATCGGCCTCTCGTACCTCGGCGTGCCCAAGATCCCCGGCGTCATCGCTGCCGCGGTCGTGGTCGTCGGCGCGGCCAGCACCGGATCCTTCAAGACGTTCGAGCGGGTCTGCCTCACCCTCGTGGCAGGCTCGCTCCTGCTCGTGCCCGTGTTCTTCCTGGCAGGCCCGGACTATGGGCAGATGGCGCACGACCTCATCGCCCCGGGCCTCCCCGCCGGATCCAACATCGCGGACGTGACGCTGCTGATCATCGCGATCGTCGGCACGACCATCGCCCCATGGCAGCTGTTCTTCCAGCAGTCCTACGTCATCGACAAGCGCATCACCCCCCGCTACATGAAGTACGAGAAGGTCGACCTGTGGCTGGGCATCGCCATCGTGATCCTCGGTGCCGCGGCCATCATCTCCTTCACGGCCTCCACCTTCGCCGGCAAGCCCGAGTTCGGCCAGTTCACCGACGCGGGTGGCGTCGCGGAGGGCCTGGGGACCTACGTGGGGCGTCTTGCCGGGATCCTGTTCGCCCTGGCGCTCATCGACGCCTCGATCATCGGCGCCGCCGCCGTCGGCCTGTCCACTTCGTACGCGCTCGGCGACGTCCTGGGCCTGAAGCACTCCCTGCACCGCAAGGTCAGCGAGGCCAAGGGCTTCTACGCCGCGTTCGCCGGCATCATCCTCGTCTCCGCGGTCATCGTCATCATCCCCGGGAGCCCGCTGGGCCTGCTCACCGTCGGTGTCCAGGTCTTGGCCGGGGTGCTCCTGCCCTCCGCGACGCTGTTCCTCCTGCTGCTGTGCAACGACAGGCAGGTCATGGGCCCCTGGGTCAACGGCAGGGCGATGAACATCTTCACCTCCATCGTCATCGCGGTCCTCGTGATCCTCTCCGTCGTCCTGACCGCCGCCACCCTGTTCCCGGGCCTCGACGGCGACGCCATTATCGCCATCCTCGGCGGCGGGGCCCTGCTGGCCGTCCTCGCTGCCGCCGCCATCACCGCGCTGAGGATCCGCGCCAGGATGCAGGGCAGGACCACCCCGGAACCGGCCGTCGACCGGTCCCAGCGGCTCATGTGGCGCATGCCCCCGCTCGCACTCCTGGAACGCCCGCAGCTCTCCCTGACCCGCCGGGTGGGCCTGGGAGTCCTTTGGGCATACCTGATCCTCGCAATGGCCCTCGTCGTCGTCCGTGTCGTCCAACTGGCCTTGGGCGCCCCCTGA
- a CDS encoding magnesium transporter MgtE N-terminal domain-containing protein has protein sequence MTVATATLSLSALLRQPVTDSDGRRMGALADLIVHLRHDGYPRVTGLVLAVGSARVFVSAADLAALAPERVQLAVSSVDVREFRRREGEVLLSEDVLGHRLIDLSRVAFVKAYDVQLTQVLDGWAATGLDVHRRRWLSLGPRHAAHPPRDWKDFEPLIGHAESAQVRAVTGRIPELKPAQIADIIEEATGDEQDELLAQVHEDPELEADVFEELDENSKSGLFRDRSDAEVAEVLGRMQADDAADALMDLPQERRSPVLQALPEPQRTRVHRLLGYHDLTAGGLMGTDFLALPATATAADALAAVGAANTLQPQALVMLYTLAPDGTLDGALSLPQAVQADPSQTLAELADTDVVVASPGDDVIDVTTRMADFNLLALPVVSEGRRLIGVITVDDALEAAIPEDWSRRETDHHDTGSEP, from the coding sequence ATGACCGTCGCAACGGCAACCCTCTCCCTCTCCGCCCTGCTGCGCCAGCCCGTCACCGACTCCGACGGGCGCCGCATGGGCGCCCTGGCCGACCTGATCGTCCACCTACGGCATGACGGCTACCCGCGCGTGACCGGCCTCGTGTTAGCCGTCGGCAGCGCCCGAGTCTTCGTCTCCGCCGCCGACCTCGCCGCGCTCGCACCCGAGCGCGTCCAGCTCGCCGTCAGCAGCGTGGACGTGCGCGAGTTCCGACGCCGCGAGGGCGAAGTCCTGCTCTCCGAAGACGTCCTCGGACACCGCCTCATCGACCTCTCCCGCGTCGCCTTCGTCAAGGCCTACGACGTCCAGCTCACCCAAGTCCTCGACGGTTGGGCCGCCACAGGACTCGACGTGCACCGCCGCCGCTGGCTCAGCCTCGGCCCCCGCCACGCTGCCCACCCGCCCCGGGACTGGAAGGACTTCGAACCCCTCATCGGCCACGCCGAATCCGCCCAGGTCCGGGCCGTCACCGGACGGATCCCCGAGCTCAAGCCCGCCCAGATCGCCGACATCATCGAGGAGGCCACCGGTGACGAGCAGGACGAACTCCTAGCCCAGGTCCACGAAGACCCCGAGCTGGAGGCAGACGTCTTCGAAGAGCTCGACGAGAACTCCAAGTCGGGGCTCTTCCGGGACCGCTCCGACGCCGAAGTCGCCGAAGTCCTAGGCCGAATGCAGGCCGACGACGCGGCCGACGCCCTCATGGACCTGCCACAGGAACGGCGCAGCCCCGTGCTCCAGGCCCTCCCCGAGCCCCAGCGCACACGCGTCCACCGGCTTCTCGGCTACCACGACCTCACCGCCGGCGGGCTCATGGGCACCGACTTCCTCGCCCTACCGGCCACTGCCACAGCCGCGGACGCACTCGCCGCCGTCGGCGCCGCCAATACGCTCCAGCCCCAAGCCCTCGTCATGCTCTATACCCTGGCACCGGACGGGACCCTCGACGGCGCACTCAGCCTCCCCCAAGCCGTCCAGGCCGACCCTAGCCAGACCCTCGCGGAGCTCGCAGACACCGACGTCGTGGTCGCCTCTCCCGGAGACGACGTCATCGACGTCACGACCCGCATGGCCGACTTCAACCTGCTAGCCCTGCCCGTGGTCTCCGAAGGCCGGCGCCTCATCGGCGTCATCACCGTCGACGACGCGCTCGAGGCCGCCATCCCCGAAGACTGGTCACGCCGCGAAACAGACCACCACGACACCGGCTCTGAGCCCTGA
- a CDS encoding YybH family protein, translating into MDPQDEFLSWAGPALHAAEAALAVGDPSHRIAMWSHRDPVSLFGAVGVSATGWDRLEPTFRRVAARLAGGHDVTVELMASDVVGDMAYTAAVVRFVGTIDGGEPRPFALRATSVFRREDGEWKVIHEHTDFISPDTPTDS; encoded by the coding sequence ATGGATCCGCAAGACGAGTTCCTCAGCTGGGCCGGGCCTGCCCTCCACGCTGCCGAGGCCGCCCTCGCCGTCGGCGACCCGTCACACCGCATCGCCATGTGGTCCCATCGGGACCCGGTGAGCCTCTTCGGCGCTGTCGGCGTCTCGGCCACAGGCTGGGATCGTCTGGAACCGACGTTCCGACGCGTCGCCGCACGGCTCGCGGGAGGCCATGACGTCACCGTCGAGCTCATGGCCTCCGATGTCGTGGGGGACATGGCCTACACCGCGGCGGTCGTGCGCTTCGTCGGCACGATCGACGGCGGCGAGCCCCGCCCCTTCGCCCTCCGCGCCACCAGTGTCTTCCGCCGCGAGGACGGCGAGTGGAAGGTCATCCACGAGCACACCGACTTCATCAGCCCAGACACCCCAACCGACTCCTGA
- a CDS encoding NAD(P)-dependent oxidoreductase, producing the protein MSKRIGFVGLGTMGLPMAVNLNRAGFEVIGYDAFEGSRVKARAAGITIAAGLKDVAAQAEDTVISMVRDYAQNLDVILGEDGLLSAGPKGLTIIVMSTLDPDTMNELGQKVEAAGDVKLIAAAVSGGATGAQAGTLSIMTSGAQQTVAAARPYFDAVGSNVFYYGAQPGNSQAAKLVNNLVLGITMNAVAEGLTFGAHYSLPQDELLNLFKASTGDSWVARNWDSVSEWTADTALAVLLKDLKAAHLKGLEHNIPMPFNALSSTQLFHSMGKEPKAK; encoded by the coding sequence ATGAGCAAGAGAATCGGTTTCGTCGGGCTGGGGACCATGGGACTTCCCATGGCAGTGAACCTGAACAGGGCCGGTTTCGAGGTGATCGGCTACGACGCCTTCGAGGGCAGCCGCGTCAAGGCCAGGGCCGCCGGCATCACGATCGCCGCGGGCCTGAAGGACGTCGCCGCGCAGGCCGAGGACACCGTCATCTCGATGGTCCGCGACTACGCCCAGAACCTGGACGTCATCCTCGGCGAGGACGGGCTCCTCTCCGCCGGCCCGAAGGGCCTGACGATCATCGTCATGAGCACCCTGGACCCCGACACGATGAACGAGCTCGGCCAGAAGGTCGAGGCCGCCGGGGACGTCAAGCTCATCGCCGCAGCCGTCAGCGGCGGCGCCACCGGCGCCCAGGCCGGCACCCTCTCGATCATGACCTCCGGTGCCCAGCAGACCGTAGCCGCCGCCCGGCCCTACTTCGACGCCGTCGGCTCGAACGTGTTCTACTACGGCGCCCAGCCGGGCAACAGCCAGGCAGCGAAGCTGGTCAACAACCTCGTCCTGGGCATCACCATGAACGCCGTGGCCGAAGGGCTCACGTTCGGTGCGCACTACAGCCTGCCCCAGGACGAGCTGCTGAACCTGTTCAAGGCCAGCACCGGGGACAGCTGGGTCGCCCGGAACTGGGACTCCGTCTCCGAATGGACCGCGGACACGGCCCTCGCCGTGCTCCTGAAGGACCTCAAGGCCGCCCACCTCAAGGGCCTCGAGCACAACATCCCCATGCCCTTCAACGCCCTCTCCTCCACCCAGCTCTTCCACTCCATGGGCAAGGAACCCAAGGCCAAATGA
- a CDS encoding carboxymuconolactone decarboxylase family protein — translation MAVDRYQRGMDRMMELVSTEHSNTFDHAKLVESYKDLDPHLADYIVSFAFGDIYSRTSLTQQEQTMVTISTLVALGTEPQLKLHINTGFNVGLTKEKIVGTLIHLLPYVGFPRVLNALTLLRQVMEERGITPASNAN, via the coding sequence ATGGCTGTAGACCGATATCAGCGCGGCATGGACCGCATGATGGAGCTCGTCTCAACCGAGCACTCGAATACGTTCGACCACGCCAAGCTGGTCGAGTCGTACAAGGACCTTGACCCGCACCTGGCGGACTACATCGTCTCCTTCGCCTTCGGGGACATCTACTCGCGGACATCGCTGACCCAGCAGGAACAGACGATGGTCACGATCTCCACCCTGGTGGCCCTCGGGACGGAGCCCCAGCTGAAGCTCCACATCAACACCGGCTTCAACGTAGGCCTGACCAAGGAGAAGATCGTGGGCACACTGATCCACCTTCTCCCCTACGTCGGTTTCCCCCGTGTCCTGAACGCACTGACCCTCCTCAGGCAGGTCATGGAAGAGCGCGGCATCACCCCGGCGTCGAACGCGAACTAG
- a CDS encoding TetR/AcrR family transcriptional regulator — protein sequence MTDSIAEDPSPTTASGHDKRRARTERSVLDATRAVLGEAGFAGLTVEGVAARAGVAKTTIYRRHRSKTDLALALLLEMVGEVSTRPYTKDTAAELVALVDKTVELMQTTVMGLIMKGLVSEVAADPQLAEVYRGQVVTRRQADVTELVERGKARGELREDLDPETVTDLLLGPIYYRFFLSGSPMDGTFGRRLIAALLPSLAPAGQTSNG from the coding sequence GTGACTGATTCGATAGCGGAGGACCCGAGCCCGACGACGGCGTCCGGACACGACAAGCGGCGCGCGCGGACCGAGCGCTCCGTCCTGGATGCCACTCGCGCCGTGCTCGGCGAGGCCGGCTTCGCCGGGCTGACGGTCGAAGGGGTGGCGGCCCGGGCCGGCGTCGCCAAGACGACGATCTACCGCCGGCATCGGTCCAAGACCGACCTCGCACTCGCACTGCTCCTGGAGATGGTGGGAGAGGTGAGCACTCGCCCCTACACCAAGGACACCGCGGCGGAGCTCGTAGCGCTGGTCGACAAGACCGTCGAGCTCATGCAGACCACCGTGATGGGGTTGATCATGAAGGGCCTGGTCTCCGAGGTCGCTGCCGATCCGCAGCTCGCCGAGGTCTACCGGGGGCAGGTCGTCACCCGTCGGCAGGCGGACGTCACCGAGCTTGTCGAGCGCGGCAAAGCCCGCGGGGAGCTCAGGGAAGACCTCGACCCCGAGACGGTCACGGACCTCCTCCTCGGGCCCATCTACTACCGGTTCTTCCTCAGCGGATCTCCCATGGACGGCACTTTCGGAAGGCGCCTGATAGCGGCGCTCCTTCCGTCACTGGCCCCGGCCGGGCAGACCAGCAACGGCTGA
- a CDS encoding MFS transporter, protein MQTTHQRTPKKAAIASLLGSALEYYDFFIYGSAAALVFNALFFPKLDPTAGVVAAFGTFGIGYAARPLGAVVMGHFGDRIGRKKALLFTVMLMGLVSLAIGFLPTYDAIGIGAPVLLTVCRLLQGFSAGAESAGASVLTLEHSPEGRRGFFSSFVMVGYALGMVLATVVFLPVATLPQEALYSWGWRVPFLLSIVVTAVTIFVRNTLHETPTFEEARTNNEVQGRPIVEVLRHQPLDVVRVALATTIAIFQSLFTVFILSYATTTAGIDRAAMLTINAVTIGLSMFTLPLAAKLADKYGRRPLMITSAVGCALTLPLYFMAITSHSLLLIFVVAFVNMTLFFSAYNGVWPAFYAEQFAGTVRYSGMAVGNQIGNLLAGFAPMIAALIVGEGSFGWVPVAAGAAGVMVIASVAVYFMRETAFTPIDELDHPYRTSATLYAQGAGR, encoded by the coding sequence GTGCAGACTACCCACCAGCGGACTCCCAAGAAGGCGGCCATTGCCTCGCTTCTTGGCAGCGCCCTCGAGTACTACGACTTCTTCATCTACGGCTCGGCGGCCGCCCTCGTCTTCAACGCGCTCTTCTTTCCCAAGCTGGATCCCACCGCCGGCGTGGTCGCCGCCTTCGGCACGTTCGGTATCGGCTACGCGGCACGGCCTCTCGGTGCGGTCGTGATGGGCCACTTCGGCGACAGGATCGGCCGCAAGAAGGCGCTGCTCTTCACCGTGATGCTCATGGGCCTGGTGTCCTTGGCCATCGGGTTCCTGCCGACCTACGACGCGATCGGCATCGGGGCGCCGGTCCTGCTCACAGTCTGCCGCCTCCTTCAGGGGTTCTCGGCGGGAGCAGAGAGCGCTGGCGCGTCGGTGCTGACCCTTGAGCATTCGCCCGAGGGCCGCCGCGGATTCTTCTCGAGCTTCGTCATGGTGGGCTACGCCCTCGGCATGGTCCTCGCGACGGTGGTCTTCCTGCCCGTCGCGACCCTTCCGCAGGAGGCCCTGTACTCGTGGGGCTGGCGGGTGCCCTTCCTGCTCTCCATCGTGGTCACGGCGGTGACGATCTTCGTGCGGAACACCCTCCACGAGACGCCGACGTTCGAGGAGGCCAGGACGAACAATGAGGTTCAGGGCAGGCCGATCGTTGAGGTCTTGCGGCACCAACCCCTCGACGTCGTCCGTGTGGCCCTCGCGACGACCATCGCGATCTTCCAGTCGCTCTTCACCGTCTTCATCCTCAGCTATGCGACCACTACGGCCGGGATCGACCGTGCCGCGATGCTCACCATCAACGCAGTCACCATCGGCCTCTCGATGTTCACGCTCCCGCTCGCGGCGAAACTCGCCGACAAGTACGGCCGCCGGCCCCTGATGATCACCTCGGCCGTCGGTTGTGCGCTGACACTTCCGCTCTACTTCATGGCCATCACGTCGCACAGCCTGCTGCTGATCTTCGTGGTCGCCTTCGTCAACATGACGCTCTTCTTCTCGGCCTACAACGGCGTCTGGCCTGCGTTCTACGCTGAGCAGTTCGCCGGCACCGTGCGCTACTCCGGCATGGCCGTCGGCAATCAGATCGGCAATCTGCTGGCCGGTTTCGCGCCCATGATCGCGGCCCTCATCGTGGGGGAGGGCTCGTTCGGTTGGGTTCCTGTCGCGGCCGGTGCCGCCGGGGTCATGGTGATCGCCTCAGTGGCGGTCTACTTCATGAGGGAAACCGCGTTCACTCCGATCGACGAACTGGACCATCCGTACCGCACATCGGCGACGCTCTATGCGCAGGGCGCCGGACGCTGA
- a CDS encoding sigma-54-dependent Fis family transcriptional regulator, whose translation MSERDARELDRLRAARDLLVERGLLVQKELAGISPSIERSWRRSVSVHASNAPAPPRFIDSIDARNPLVVAAGPVLDRWQDSLSDMRVAVFLSDRSGQIVARRLTDRGDGRRLDRAFATEGFDFSESALGTNGLGTPMEDRAPVFVRGPEHFNDSLESLACAGAPILDPRTGRVVGSIAFAATLKASNPLMLAMAREAAQQVEARLVEMNAPIDLAATAAFLRSRSSKDPVLVLSAETVIADVRALAVMSPDTHALLWDKLQKLEWKEPSNVVELPASSKTADVHRLGGGSVFALELHGRDDDEHAPQDVAARQPVGRAADAAELEAASRVSGIVALAGPPGAGKHYSARDWLISRADGEEPLTLDAAAAPTAGMAGMAELATQAVQAGRSVVVRHIDVLDLPGFRTLEPTLRLVADAARRGSGTREGTPDTRPRIVLTFDDESLGEQVRSRIVALAPISTIPALRRMRDIIPGLVRTIIDEWPEDDRVAVPPAVMQALVGWDWPGNVSELRTTLELLIAQRGGRVLRVDDLPEHLRRQTRSLSTIEALEYDAIVDALRRAGGNRSAAAAALGIGRTTLYRKMHAYGLDREDKPSVAR comes from the coding sequence GTGTCTGAGAGGGACGCGCGCGAGCTGGACCGGCTGCGGGCGGCCCGGGACCTCCTTGTTGAGCGCGGTCTCCTTGTCCAGAAGGAGCTTGCTGGGATCAGCCCCTCCATCGAGCGGAGCTGGCGCCGCTCCGTGAGCGTCCACGCGTCCAACGCGCCAGCGCCGCCCCGCTTCATCGACTCGATCGACGCGCGGAATCCATTGGTCGTGGCTGCAGGGCCGGTTCTGGACCGGTGGCAGGATTCTCTCTCCGACATGCGGGTGGCTGTCTTCCTGAGTGACCGCAGTGGCCAAATCGTCGCTCGGCGGCTGACGGACCGCGGAGACGGCCGGAGACTGGACCGAGCCTTCGCAACCGAGGGCTTCGACTTCTCCGAATCGGCGCTGGGCACCAACGGACTCGGAACACCTATGGAAGACCGCGCACCGGTGTTCGTCCGCGGTCCTGAGCATTTCAACGACAGTCTTGAGTCGCTGGCCTGCGCGGGGGCTCCGATCCTGGACCCCCGCACAGGTCGCGTCGTGGGGTCCATCGCCTTCGCGGCGACCCTCAAGGCCTCGAACCCGCTCATGCTCGCCATGGCCAGGGAAGCCGCCCAGCAGGTCGAGGCGCGCCTGGTCGAGATGAACGCGCCCATCGATCTGGCGGCCACGGCTGCCTTCCTGCGATCCCGGTCGAGCAAGGACCCCGTACTCGTCCTCAGCGCGGAGACAGTCATCGCCGATGTCCGAGCACTTGCCGTGATGTCCCCGGACACCCACGCGCTCCTCTGGGACAAGCTCCAGAAGCTCGAATGGAAGGAGCCGTCGAACGTTGTCGAGCTGCCGGCGTCCTCGAAGACGGCGGACGTCCACAGGCTGGGAGGCGGCAGCGTGTTCGCGCTCGAGCTCCACGGGCGCGACGACGACGAGCACGCGCCGCAGGACGTTGCGGCGCGCCAGCCCGTCGGACGTGCCGCAGATGCGGCCGAACTCGAAGCGGCCTCGCGGGTCAGCGGCATCGTCGCCCTGGCCGGGCCGCCGGGAGCGGGCAAGCACTACTCGGCACGGGACTGGCTGATCTCGAGGGCCGACGGCGAGGAGCCGCTCACGCTCGACGCCGCGGCGGCCCCGACGGCCGGCATGGCCGGCATGGCCGAGCTGGCCACCCAGGCCGTCCAGGCTGGCCGCTCCGTCGTCGTCCGCCACATCGACGTGCTCGACCTGCCGGGGTTCCGGACCCTCGAGCCGACGCTGCGCCTCGTCGCCGACGCCGCGCGCCGCGGATCAGGCACTCGCGAAGGCACCCCCGACACGAGGCCGCGCATCGTCCTGACCTTCGACGACGAGTCGCTCGGCGAGCAGGTCCGCTCACGGATCGTCGCACTCGCCCCGATTTCGACGATTCCCGCGCTCCGCAGGATGCGAGACATCATCCCGGGCCTCGTCCGCACCATCATCGACGAGTGGCCCGAAGACGATCGCGTCGCCGTGCCCCCCGCCGTGATGCAGGCGCTTGTCGGATGGGACTGGCCCGGGAACGTGTCCGAGCTCCGCACGACTCTCGAGCTGCTCATCGCCCAGCGTGGGGGCCGCGTCCTCAGAGTCGACGACCTCCCGGAGCACCTCCGGCGCCAGACGCGTTCCCTGAGCACTATCGAAGCTCTCGAGTACGACGCGATCGTCGACGCCCTGCGCAGAGCCGGCGGCAACCGTTCCGCGGCCGCCGCCGCACTGGGGATCGGCCGCACTACCCTCTATCGCAAGATGCACGCGTACGGGCTGGACCGGGAGGACAAGCCTTCGGTCGCGAGGTAG
- a CDS encoding alpha/beta hydrolase — protein MTITQDASTTVSRESESLRSLYADWSDIMANTELTMRLFRSIFDEWHQPTTEPEDVTYKEETVGGVPGIWAFPAGADKTRVLLYTHGGGFAVGSASSHRKLAAHVAKALGVTTFVPDYRRAPEHPHPAQIEDGVAVFDALLERGIKAEDITTIGDSAGGNLAVAIPLALREQGKPLPGRVIAFSPWLDMENAGETLVTNDATDALITRELLEGMIAGVLGGLTNPDNPLANPLYADFTGFPKLYVNAGGAESLLDNATRLVDKAQAAGVDVTLSIAPGQQHVFPFLAGRAPEADQEIAKIAQWYRA, from the coding sequence ATGACTATCACCCAGGACGCTTCCACCACCGTCTCCCGCGAGTCGGAGAGCCTCCGAAGCCTCTACGCCGACTGGTCAGACATTATGGCCAACACCGAGCTCACGATGAGGCTTTTCCGGAGCATCTTCGACGAGTGGCACCAGCCCACGACTGAGCCCGAGGACGTCACCTACAAGGAGGAGACGGTCGGCGGGGTGCCCGGCATCTGGGCTTTCCCCGCCGGCGCCGACAAGACCCGCGTGCTCCTCTACACGCACGGTGGAGGCTTCGCCGTCGGCTCCGCCTCGAGCCACCGCAAGCTCGCCGCCCACGTGGCCAAGGCCCTCGGCGTGACGACCTTCGTTCCCGACTACCGCCGGGCGCCCGAGCACCCGCACCCCGCCCAGATCGAGGACGGCGTGGCCGTCTTCGACGCCCTGCTCGAGCGCGGCATCAAGGCCGAGGACATCACGACGATCGGAGACTCCGCGGGCGGGAACCTCGCCGTCGCCATCCCGCTCGCCCTCCGCGAGCAGGGGAAGCCCCTCCCCGGCCGGGTCATCGCCTTCTCCCCCTGGCTCGACATGGAGAACGCCGGCGAGACGCTCGTGACGAACGACGCGACCGACGCCCTCATCACCCGCGAGCTCCTCGAGGGCATGATCGCCGGTGTCCTGGGAGGCCTGACGAACCCGGACAACCCGCTCGCCAACCCGCTCTACGCCGACTTCACCGGGTTCCCCAAGCTCTACGTGAACGCGGGGGGCGCGGAATCCCTGCTCGACAACGCGACGCGGCTCGTCGACAAGGCTCAGGCCGCTGGGGTCGATGTGACGCTGTCCATCGCGCCCGGCCAGCAGCACGTCTTCCCGTTCCTTGCGGGCCGTGCCCCGGAGGCGGACCAGGAGATCGCCAAGATCGCCCAGTGGTACCGCGCCTAA